The sequence GCGATTGATTCAGTCCTCAGGAGCAGCCGCGCCAGTGGTCTAAGGACCGGTACGGCGTTGAGGTTAAGCGATCGAATTGCTTCCTCGGCCTCGGACCCAACGCCCGCAACTGACGCTTCGAGACTGAACTTGAGCGAGCCTAGCGGTTCTGGAATGAACGCTTCATAGTGGCAAGCCCTCCGATATTTGGGAGGAGCGTCCAGATGTGGGTTGTACTCCCAATTTCTTGCTACCAAGCGACCAGGTATCTTCGCCTCCCGGAAGTCAATGGCGATGAACGGAACTTAAGGGGAAGTTCAGCTTTCTGTCTAAACTGAACTAACGCAGCGCTCTAGTTCAGTTTATCGAGAAGACTGAACTACCGCAAGCTTCCAGGTTAGCGCGAAAACGCCGGGACACGAGGTGACGACGGGGCAATAGGTATCGTCATCAAGAACGTTGTTCCCCTTACGGGGGCGGGCGATGCGGTGAGCTCGCCTCCCATCAAGCGCGCGAGCTTGCGACCGATGGCCAAGCCAAGGCCGACACCTTGCGGGTTCGTCTTTTTCTGACCGGGAACCTGTACGAATGGCTCGAACACTGACTCGATCCGGTCGGAGGGAATGCCAATTCCGGAGTCAGTCACGGTGATGCTGACGAATTCATCGCCTGGCACCCAACCCAGGGTGATCGTTCCGCCTGGCTCCGTGAACTTCATCGCGTTGGTAAGGAGATTGGTCAGAATCCGAACAACCTTCTCGCTGTCGGCAAGCATTCTCGTGCTGCGGCCGCCGCCCGCGAAAACGTAGATTAGCTGTTTCTCGTCGAGCTGGGGACGGATCAGTTCCTCCAGTCCCTTCAGCACACTCTCAACGGATACTTCGCTGAGATCGAGGGAGACGGAGCCGGACTCGAGACGAGCGAAATCCATAACCTCGTCGATGAGGTAGGAAAGGTGGTCCTGCGCGCGCTTGATGCGTGATAGCGCCTGAAGCTGGCCCTCGGTGACCGGCCCGTGAATGCCAAGCTCTATCAGTTGCCGATAGCCGCCGATCGCATTCAAGGGAGTCCTCAGGTCGTGGCTCAACATGGCGACAAAGTCGGTCTTTGCCCGATTTGCCCGCTCTGCTTCCCCACGCGCGATATCCGCCGCCGACACCGCCAGGCCAAGATCGGTGATGGTCGTGCGCAACTCGATTTCCGTCATTACCATCGCACCCAGATCGCGAAGCACGCCGACCTGATCGTCGGTCCAGTCGCGGGGCCTCACATCCATCACGCAGAGGGTTCCAATCGCCGACTCGTCCAGGATCAATGGCACGCCCGCGTAGGCGAGAATTCCATGCTCAGTCACGGATGGCATCATGTTGACGCGCTCGTCGGCCCGCGTGTCTGCGATCACCAGCGCTGTGCCGAGTGCAACGGTGTGTCTGCAGAACGAGAGCTCGAGTGGGGTTTGGCGGGCCGACTTCACTGGCTCTGGGAGGCCGAGTGCGGACTTGTAAAACTGCCGATCGCGATCGACCAGCGTCACCGTGGCGATTGGCGCCTCCAGCAACTTCGACGCAAGCCTTGCAATGCGATCGAACGGCTCTTCCTCTGCGCTGTCGAGAAGTTGCGTCCGCCGTAACGCGTTCAGGCGGCGTGGATCGCCTACCGTCGCATCTACCAGCCTCTGATGGTTGGAATCACCTGACTGAATGGCAATCTCAGAAGTTTGAGGCGGAATCTCGGTCGTTCCTGTTGGACGTGGGGAACAGTTGGAGGCAGACAGAATGCAAGCTAATTGAAGGTCGTCAAACGCGAGGTCATGCCGGACTAGTTCCAGCTTTTTGCAAGTTCAAGTTCGTCGTGTTCAAATGCTGTCGCCATCCGCCTGATTTCGTCAACTGCCACACCGACCCGGGAAGCGACTTCCCTCCACGTCTTCGTCACGGCTGCAACCTCCACGGCGATTTCTCTCGCTTCCCGCGGCGTGAGGAGAAATTCGGACGAGGCCGCGACTGCAAGTTCGAGCGAGGCCGTCGCGTCGCCATCGACATTGATTGCCGTGGTCAGCTCCCGGGCCCTGACATGGCCCGGAACGGGGTTGAGATCGTACGCAGGCGAAAGCCGCCAGCCGGAGCCGTCGTATAAGACCGCATGATTCCGAAGATGATCATCGAGATTGGATGCGAGGATGTTGAATGCCATCCGACGCCACAATTCTCGCCCATCCTCATTGACTCGACTCGCGACCTGTCGCAGACCATCAAAGATTTCGACATAGCTTCTGTGCTCGCCATCGCTGGCATCCAGGAGACTCATTGCCGAGAGGAACGGAACGCGTTCAGTACCGCGACGATCGAAACGTGTCAACAGTAGAACAGGTGCTCCTCCGGCGTCTTCGAGCCGCGATCGGCAGACATCAATACCGGCTCGTTCAGCAAGCAGGAG is a genomic window of Gemmatimonadaceae bacterium containing:
- a CDS encoding GAF domain-containing sensor histidine kinase, producing the protein MELVRHDLAFDDLQLACILSASNCSPRPTGTTEIPPQTSEIAIQSGDSNHQRLVDATVGDPRRLNALRRTQLLDSAEEEPFDRIARLASKLLEAPIATVTLVDRDRQFYKSALGLPEPVKSARQTPLELSFCRHTVALGTALVIADTRADERVNMMPSVTEHGILAYAGVPLILDESAIGTLCVMDVRPRDWTDDQVGVLRDLGAMVMTEIELRTTITDLGLAVSAADIARGEAERANRAKTDFVAMLSHDLRTPLNAIGGYRQLIELGIHGPVTEGQLQALSRIKRAQDHLSYLIDEVMDFARLESGSVSLDLSEVSVESVLKGLEELIRPQLDEKQLIYVFAGGGRSTRMLADSEKVVRILTNLLTNAMKFTEPGGTITLGWVPGDEFVSITVTDSGIGIPSDRIESVFEPFVQVPGQKKTNPQGVGLGLAIGRKLARLMGGELTASPAPVRGTTFLMTIPIAPSSPRVPAFSR